Proteins encoded in a region of the Chitinispirillum alkaliphilum genome:
- a CDS encoding Deoxyguanosinetriphosphate triphosphohydrolase: MDWERLLSLKRVRESSTASQTDRSQYQRDYDRIIFSKPFRRLQKKTQVFPLPEHDFIHTRLTHSLETSCVGRTLGMAAGITVLKENPELSGKGISPYDFAAVVAAASVAHDIGNPPFGHSGEDAIGDFFKNEGAHFLDGLTDSQKLDFTNFEGNAMGFRLMVYTLPAVSSVEGGINLTYATLGAFSKYPREITPVRLSGVSGKKHSFFQSEKAVFTQIADHLGMIKRDDSNGAVAYYRHPLAFLVEAADDISYLLMDLEDGYNLKLVEYSKICDCLNSLILKKDGLVSEKIHDEREKVGYLRAIAISSLIQQVSDVYAQNLPEIMEGKFDEPLVDKIHCVKELKDLKIHCRNYVYTYRKVLETEAAGFEVIGGLLYEFLDTLPAKTKKAEKIQKLLPQHYIAKGYDPQRQRYEEIMHIVQFVAGMTDTFAIDTYRAIKGIKLPNY, from the coding sequence ATGGACTGGGAAAGACTTTTATCTCTAAAACGAGTGAGAGAATCAAGTACTGCAAGCCAAACTGACAGATCACAATATCAACGTGATTATGACAGAATAATCTTTTCAAAACCTTTCCGCAGGTTGCAAAAGAAAACGCAGGTCTTCCCTTTACCTGAACATGATTTTATCCATACACGGTTAACCCATAGTCTTGAAACATCTTGTGTCGGCCGTACGCTGGGAATGGCTGCAGGGATCACGGTACTCAAAGAAAACCCTGAACTGAGTGGCAAAGGAATTTCTCCATACGATTTTGCCGCAGTTGTGGCGGCCGCATCAGTCGCACACGATATTGGAAACCCCCCGTTTGGACACTCTGGTGAAGATGCTATCGGTGATTTTTTCAAAAACGAAGGTGCTCATTTTCTTGATGGTCTCACCGATTCACAAAAGCTTGATTTCACTAATTTCGAGGGTAATGCCATGGGTTTTAGATTGATGGTTTATACTCTTCCTGCGGTTTCAAGCGTTGAAGGTGGTATAAATCTTACCTACGCAACTCTGGGGGCTTTTTCAAAATACCCCCGCGAGATTACCCCTGTTAGATTATCTGGTGTAAGTGGAAAGAAACATAGTTTTTTTCAGAGTGAAAAGGCTGTTTTTACCCAAATTGCCGATCACCTTGGCATGATTAAAAGAGATGATTCAAATGGAGCTGTTGCATACTACAGGCATCCATTGGCGTTTCTTGTTGAAGCTGCTGATGATATCAGTTACCTTTTGATGGATCTTGAGGATGGATACAATTTGAAACTTGTTGAATATAGTAAGATTTGTGATTGCCTCAATAGTTTGATACTTAAAAAAGATGGGCTCGTATCTGAAAAAATACACGACGAGCGCGAAAAAGTTGGATATCTACGTGCAATTGCGATTTCCAGTCTAATTCAGCAAGTTTCGGATGTCTATGCTCAAAATTTACCAGAAATAATGGAAGGTAAATTTGATGAGCCGTTAGTAGACAAAATTCATTGCGTTAAAGAGCTGAAAGATTTAAAAATTCACTGCAGAAACTATGTTTATACCTATCGAAAAGTTCTCGAAACAGAAGCCGCTGGTTTCGAAGTCATCGGTGGCCTGCTCTACGAATTTCTCGACACGCTTCCAGCGAAAACTAAGAAAGCAGAGAAGATACAAAAACTTCTTCCTCAACACTATATTGCGAAAGGTTATGATCCTCAAAGGCAAAGATATGAAGAAATTATGCATATCGTTCAGTTTGTTGCCGGTATGACAGATACGTTTGCTATTGACACTTATCGGG